The following proteins are encoded in a genomic region of Glycine soja cultivar W05 chromosome 17, ASM419377v2, whole genome shotgun sequence:
- the LOC114391511 gene encoding uncharacterized protein LOC114391511, whose translation MGLGWNGDGTTSLVRFVENHGRFDLGYEPTHADKRRVTLERKDVEAKLHEEVEEEDMDKWIAWFDGASNALGHGIGVVLVSPDKQYIPFTARLCFDYINNIVKYELKGEWETRDHKLVTYLAYIRKLVELFADISFHHIPREEIQMADTLATLSSMLKVSPQGDLPYIEFRCHVEPAHCCLIKEKEDGKPWYFDIKRYIKDKEYPPEVSDNDKRTLRRLAAGFFLSGDILYKRNLDMVLLQCVDAKEAEQMLVEVHEGSFGTHANGHAMA comes from the exons atgggtttaggctgGAATGGTGATGGCACGACAAGCTTGGTGAGGTTTGTTGAAAATCATGGAAGGTTCGATCTGGGTTACGAGCCTACACATGCCGACAAGAGAAGGGTCACCTTAGAAAGGAaagatgtagaagcaaagcttcatg AGGAGGTTGAAGAAGAAGACATGGATAAGTGGATTGCGTGGTTTGATGGTGCGTCTAATGCACTAGGCCATGGGATTGGGGTAGTGTTGGTTTCCCCAGACAAGCAATATatacctttcacggctaggTTGTGTTTCGACTACATAAACAATATAGTGAAGTACGAG TTGAAAGGTGAATGGGAGACTAGAGACCACAAATTGGTGACTTACCTGGCTTACATCAGGAAATTGGTGGAACTCTTTGCTGACATATCATTTCATCATATTCCTAGagaggaaattcaaatggccgaCACCCTTGCCACTCTATCGTCCATGTTAAAAGTGAGCCCGCAAGGAGATTTGccgtacattgaattcagatGTCATGTCGAGCCTGCACACTGTTGtttgataaaagaaaaggaggatggtaagccttggtacTTCGATATCAAACGATACATTAAAGACAAGGAATACCCACCCGAGGTCTCTGACAACGACAAGAGGACGTTACGAAGGTTGGCAGCTGGTTTCTTCCTGAGTGGGGATATCTTGTACAAGAGAAACCTTGACATGGTGTTGCTTCAATGTGTGGATGCAAAAGAGGCCGAACAAATGCTAGTGGAGGTGCATGAGGGATCCTTTGGTACACATGCCAATGGACATGCCATGGCCTGA